A window from Sphingobium sp. EM0848 encodes these proteins:
- a CDS encoding cytochrome c oxidase assembly protein, translating to MASLPPSPFDQGRRNRRTMIWMAGVGLAMLGLGFASVPLYRIFCERTGFGGTTQRAAADVQVREATGHRMSIRFDSNVAPGMPWQFRPEHATQTVTVGARSMAIFLAKNMSDKPVTGTASFNVTPLQAGAYFTKIQCFCFTQQTLQPGEEVRMPVIYYVDPKILDDYDNKDTQEITLSYTFYPVEQDKKPS from the coding sequence ATGGCGAGTCTGCCTCCTTCTCCCTTTGATCAGGGCCGCCGCAACCGGCGGACGATGATCTGGATGGCGGGCGTTGGCCTGGCCATGCTGGGCCTCGGTTTCGCCTCGGTTCCGCTCTATCGGATTTTTTGCGAGCGCACTGGCTTTGGTGGCACCACGCAGCGGGCCGCCGCTGATGTGCAGGTGCGTGAAGCCACTGGGCACCGCATGTCGATTCGCTTCGATTCCAACGTGGCGCCCGGCATGCCCTGGCAGTTTCGCCCTGAACATGCGACCCAGACGGTGACGGTCGGTGCCCGCAGCATGGCGATTTTCCTGGCCAAGAACATGTCGGACAAGCCCGTTACGGGCACGGCCAGCTTCAACGTCACACCTTTGCAGGCCGGGGCCTATTTCACCAAGATTCAATGTTTCTGCTTCACCCAGCAAACCTTGCAGCCGGGGGAAGAGGTCCGCATGCCGGTGATCTATTATGTCGATCCCAAGATATTGGACGATTACGACAATAAGGACACACAGGAAATCACGCTGAGCTATACCTTCTATCCTGTTGAGCAGGATAAAAAGCCAAGCTAA
- the pyrE gene encoding orotate phosphoribosyltransferase has protein sequence MTDEEVLAEFRAAGALLEGHFILSSGRRSANYLQCARVLMNAERAGRLARATVQKLPREMRQEIDLVVSPAMGGLIIGHEVGRALDKDAVFLERPEGTFELRRGFAITPGQKVLMVEDVVTTGLSSRQAIEAVEAEGGIVVAEVALVDRSAGEVDLGVPFYPLVSINFPVYEADQIPPELAAIPATKPGSRKQ, from the coding sequence ATGACCGACGAGGAAGTATTAGCGGAATTCAGGGCTGCGGGCGCGTTGCTGGAGGGGCATTTCATTCTGTCCTCCGGCCGCCGCAGCGCCAATTATCTTCAGTGCGCCCGCGTGCTGATGAACGCCGAACGCGCGGGTCGGCTGGCGCGCGCCACGGTGCAGAAATTGCCGCGCGAAATGCGGCAGGAGATCGATCTGGTCGTTTCTCCGGCCATGGGCGGCCTTATCATCGGCCATGAGGTCGGTCGCGCGCTCGACAAGGATGCGGTGTTCCTCGAACGCCCCGAAGGCACGTTCGAACTGCGCCGCGGCTTTGCCATCACCCCAGGCCAGAAGGTGCTGATGGTCGAGGACGTAGTGACCACAGGCCTGTCCTCGCGTCAGGCGATCGAGGCGGTCGAGGCCGAAGGCGGCATCGTCGTCGCGGAAGTCGCGCTGGTCGATCGATCGGCAGGCGAAGTCGATCTGGGCGTCCCCTTCTACCCGCTCGTCAGCATCAATTTCCCGGTCTATGAGGCCGACCAGATTCCGCCCGAACTGGCGGCGATCCCGGCGACCAAGCCCGGCAGCCGGAAGCAGTAG
- a CDS encoding SURF1 family protein yields MIRRLPLLPTLIVAAAVLVMIGLGVWQLQRRAEKEAMLALVAANPARPAVTFPTFPPVPSDLLFRRSSVHCLHVIRWHSEAGRAADGSTGYRYIAECATGAEGPGVLVAAGVAARPDAKPQWGGGQMRGWIGEEPDHRSLLSRISGKALPLRPMLIAGEGVPGLKPLAPPAAADVPNNHLAYAVQWFFFAAIAVIIYLLAVARRTPAP; encoded by the coding sequence ATGATCCGGCGCCTGCCTCTCCTGCCGACCCTGATCGTCGCGGCGGCGGTGCTGGTGATGATCGGCCTTGGCGTCTGGCAGTTGCAGCGCCGGGCCGAAAAGGAAGCGATGCTTGCGTTGGTCGCCGCCAACCCGGCGCGACCCGCAGTGACTTTCCCAACCTTTCCGCCCGTGCCGTCCGATTTGCTCTTCCGCCGATCCTCCGTTCATTGTCTGCATGTGATCCGCTGGCATAGCGAGGCAGGCCGGGCGGCCGATGGATCGACCGGCTATCGCTATATCGCCGAATGCGCGACCGGAGCAGAGGGGCCGGGTGTGCTGGTCGCGGCGGGCGTGGCGGCCCGGCCCGATGCCAAACCGCAATGGGGCGGCGGCCAGATGCGCGGATGGATCGGAGAGGAGCCGGATCATCGCTCCCTGCTCTCGCGGATCAGCGGCAAGGCCTTGCCTTTGCGGCCGATGCTGATTGCGGGAGAGGGTGTGCCGGGCCTCAAGCCATTGGCGCCCCCGGCGGCGGCGGATGTGCCCAACAACCATCTGGCCTATGCCGTGCAATGGTTCTTCTTTGCCGCCATTGCCGTCATCATCTATCTTCTGGCTGTCGCCAGACGGACCCCGGCGCCTTAA
- a CDS encoding heme o synthase — translation MASSPVMSEGSASVIPAHWRDFVALTKPRVMTLVVFTGLCGLLAAPGHIHPVLGFTAILCIALGAGAAATLNQWYEADIDAKMKRTANRPIPGGRMDRQSALHFGVGLSFFSVLLMGIATNWLAAAVLAVSILFYVFIYTIWLKPRTAQNIVIGGAAGAFPPVIGWAAVTGDIGALPIALFMLVFFWTPPHFWSLALFVKTDYAAAGIPMLPVVSGEVVTRRQIWFYTAIMAAAAMAPVILRLTGPVYGTAALLGTALFAVFAFQVYRHRESDPARMGPEKRLFKYSILYLFLLFGAVVADRWMFP, via the coding sequence ATGGCAAGTTCGCCGGTCATGTCGGAAGGTTCAGCATCTGTGATTCCCGCCCATTGGCGGGATTTCGTCGCGCTGACCAAGCCGCGGGTAATGACCCTGGTGGTTTTCACCGGGCTATGTGGCCTGCTTGCTGCGCCGGGTCATATTCATCCGGTACTCGGCTTTACGGCGATTCTCTGCATTGCGCTGGGCGCAGGTGCGGCGGCGACGCTCAACCAATGGTATGAGGCCGATATCGACGCGAAGATGAAGCGCACGGCCAATCGTCCGATTCCCGGCGGACGGATGGACCGGCAATCGGCTCTGCATTTCGGCGTGGGTCTCTCCTTCTTTTCGGTACTGCTGATGGGGATCGCGACCAACTGGCTTGCGGCGGCCGTGCTGGCAGTGTCGATCCTCTTCTACGTCTTCATCTACACCATCTGGCTGAAGCCCCGGACGGCGCAGAATATTGTGATCGGTGGTGCTGCGGGCGCTTTCCCGCCGGTGATTGGCTGGGCAGCGGTGACGGGGGATATCGGTGCGCTGCCTATCGCCCTTTTCATGCTGGTCTTCTTCTGGACTCCGCCGCACTTCTGGTCGCTCGCGCTGTTCGTGAAGACGGATTATGCCGCCGCCGGCATTCCCATGTTGCCGGTCGTTTCGGGTGAAGTCGTCACGCGCCGCCAGATCTGGTTCTACACCGCGATCATGGCTGCGGCGGCGATGGCGCCGGTGATCTTGCGTCTGACCGGCCCGGTCTATGGCACGGCGGCGCTGCTCGGCACGGCGCTGTTTGCGGTCTTCGCCTTTCAGGTCTACCGCCACCGTGAGAGTGATCCCGCGCGCATGGGTCCGGAAAAGCGGCTGTTCAAATATTCGATCCTTTACCTCTTCCTGTTGTTTGGAGCGGTAGTGGCTGACCGATGGATGTTCCCATGA
- the coxB gene encoding cytochrome c oxidase subunit II translates to MKKVKSLVLAGLLAFAPTLAMNGPALAQENAAVAAPAAGNETAAADSASNAAAPAAASAEKVAAPPRMKPTLGIGMPMPGEITLQKQFSPTGHTARWLHDQMLLPIITIISIFVLVLMLYVMVRFRQSANPTPSKTSHNTVIEVIWTVVPVVILLVIAVPSIGLLADQYKPAPKDALTVKVTGYQWYWGYEYPDNGIPEFVSNLLPRDKAEANGEPYLLAPDNRLVLPVGRPIKLIITGADVIHSFAVPSLWVKMDAVPGRLNEKSFTIEKPGVYYGQCSELCGARHGFMPIAVEALPPAQFDQWLLSQGGKLKGAGAATTAQAAQPAAPAAKL, encoded by the coding sequence ATGAAAAAGGTGAAATCGCTCGTCCTCGCCGGGTTGTTGGCCTTTGCGCCCACACTCGCGATGAACGGTCCGGCACTGGCGCAGGAGAATGCCGCAGTCGCGGCGCCCGCCGCCGGAAATGAAACGGCGGCCGCCGATTCGGCCAGCAATGCCGCGGCACCCGCCGCCGCTTCCGCAGAAAAGGTCGCCGCGCCGCCGCGCATGAAGCCGACCCTGGGCATCGGGATGCCGATGCCGGGTGAAATCACCCTTCAGAAGCAGTTTTCGCCGACCGGCCACACGGCCCGCTGGCTGCATGACCAGATGCTGCTGCCGATCATCACCATCATCTCGATCTTCGTGCTCGTCCTGATGCTCTATGTGATGGTCCGCTTCCGCCAGAGCGCCAATCCGACGCCGTCCAAAACCTCGCACAATACGGTGATCGAGGTGATCTGGACCGTGGTGCCGGTGGTCATCCTGCTGGTGATCGCGGTGCCCTCGATCGGGCTGCTCGCCGACCAGTACAAGCCCGCGCCCAAAGATGCGCTGACTGTCAAGGTCACCGGCTATCAATGGTATTGGGGCTATGAATATCCCGACAACGGGATTCCTGAGTTCGTTTCCAACCTGCTGCCCAGGGACAAGGCGGAGGCCAATGGTGAGCCCTATCTGCTGGCGCCCGACAATCGGCTGGTCCTGCCGGTCGGTCGTCCGATCAAGCTGATCATCACCGGCGCTGACGTGATCCACAGCTTCGCGGTGCCTTCGCTCTGGGTGAAGATGGACGCGGTGCCGGGCCGTCTCAATGAGAAGAGCTTCACCATCGAGAAGCCGGGCGTCTATTACGGCCAGTGCTCGGAACTGTGCGGCGCCCGCCACGGCTTCATGCCGATCGCGGTCGAGGCGCTTCCGCCGGCCCAATTCGACCAGTGGCTGCTCTCGCAGGGCGGGAAGCTCAAGGGCGCAGGTGCGGCGACGACCGCTCAGGCCGCCCAGCCCGCCGCCCCCGCCGCCAAGCTTTGA
- the acpS gene encoding holo-ACP synthase has translation MIIGLGSDLCNIERIQNSLDRFGQRFENRVFTAIERAKADRRPFTKAGTLAKRFAAKEAFSKAVGTGFNKGVFMKDIGVVNRPGGAPTLELTGGALTRLESLVPAGHRPVIHLTLTDDHPWAQAFVIIEALPL, from the coding sequence TTGATCATCGGCCTGGGTTCCGACCTCTGCAACATCGAGCGGATACAGAATTCGCTCGACCGCTTTGGCCAACGATTCGAGAATCGCGTCTTCACAGCCATCGAGCGGGCGAAAGCTGACCGCCGCCCCTTCACCAAGGCGGGCACGCTCGCCAAGCGCTTTGCCGCCAAGGAGGCTTTTTCCAAGGCCGTGGGCACAGGCTTCAACAAGGGCGTGTTCATGAAGGATATCGGCGTGGTCAACCGCCCCGGCGGCGCGCCGACACTGGAACTGACCGGCGGCGCGCTGACCCGGCTGGAATCGCTGGTGCCCGCCGGTCATCGCCCGGTCATTCACCTGACGCTCACCGACGATCATCCATGGGCACAGGCCTTTGTTATCATTGAAGCCCTGCCGCTGTGA
- a CDS encoding DUF983 domain-containing protein — MPDSMLSTDPVSGASQPLLMAAARGACPQCGAATMFVGPVRFAPSCRACGLDLGQFNVGDGPAAFLTLIVGAVMVALALTLELKVHPPLWLHILLWTPLTVLAVVGSLRVAKAMLLILEYRNKAREGQLKVRERDQ, encoded by the coding sequence ATGCCTGATTCCATGCTATCGACCGATCCTGTTTCCGGTGCATCGCAGCCCCTGCTGATGGCAGCGGCGCGTGGGGCGTGCCCGCAATGCGGCGCGGCGACGATGTTTGTCGGGCCGGTGCGCTTCGCCCCTTCCTGCCGGGCTTGCGGGCTTGATCTTGGGCAGTTCAATGTCGGTGACGGCCCGGCTGCCTTCCTGACCCTGATCGTTGGCGCCGTGATGGTGGCATTGGCGCTGACCTTGGAACTGAAGGTGCATCCCCCGCTCTGGCTGCATATCCTGTTGTGGACGCCGTTGACGGTGCTGGCCGTAGTCGGGAGCCTGCGCGTGGCGAAGGCCATGCTGCTGATCCTCGAGTATCGCAACAAGGCGCGTGAGGGGCAGCTGAAGGTCAGGGAGCGTGACCAATGA
- the thrC gene encoding threonine synthase: MQYVSTRGSAPALGFEDVTLAGLASDGGLYLPESWPSFSAEDIRALSGLSYVETAVRVMAPFVAGSLSEEELRELCTAAYGRFSHDAVTPLVQLDHRHWLLELFHGPTLAFKDVALQLLGQLFERFLSRRDDHLTIVGATSGDTGSAAIDAVAGRAKIDIFMLHPEGRVSDVQRRQMTTVLAPNVYNIAIDGSFDDAQALVKAMFNDAAFARRFNLSAVNSINWARLMAQVVYYFYAAVRLGAPEREIAFSVPTGNFGDVFAGYVAAQMGLPVAKLMVATNVNDILHRALAEGDYSQGQVVATATPSMDIQVSSNFERLLFDAGGRDGKALAEQMKGFEASKAMRLTNAQREGASKLFTSARVDADGMTMAMRWAYDAAGQVIDPHSAIGLAAARTVDLDPAVPVVTLATAHPAKFPTAVERATGIRPGLPSRVGDLFAREEAYAKLPGTFDAVTAYVAERATPRA; the protein is encoded by the coding sequence ATGCAATATGTGAGCACCAGGGGGAGCGCGCCCGCGCTCGGGTTCGAGGATGTGACGCTGGCAGGGCTGGCGTCCGATGGTGGACTCTATCTGCCGGAAAGCTGGCCCAGCTTCTCCGCCGAGGATATTCGCGCGCTTTCGGGCCTGTCCTATGTCGAAACGGCGGTGCGGGTCATGGCGCCCTTCGTCGCGGGATCGCTGAGCGAAGAAGAATTGCGCGAGCTGTGCACGGCCGCCTATGGCCGGTTCAGCCATGACGCGGTGACGCCACTGGTTCAACTGGATCACCGGCACTGGCTGCTCGAACTGTTCCATGGCCCGACGCTGGCGTTCAAGGACGTCGCGCTGCAACTGCTCGGCCAATTGTTCGAGCGTTTCCTGTCGCGCCGGGACGATCATCTGACCATTGTCGGCGCGACCTCCGGCGATACCGGATCGGCGGCGATCGATGCCGTGGCGGGCCGGGCGAAGATCGACATCTTCATGCTGCATCCCGAAGGCCGTGTGTCGGACGTCCAGCGCCGCCAGATGACCACGGTGCTGGCGCCCAATGTCTACAATATCGCCATCGACGGCAGCTTCGACGACGCACAGGCGCTGGTGAAGGCGATGTTCAACGATGCGGCCTTTGCACGCCGGTTCAACCTGTCGGCGGTGAACAGCATCAACTGGGCACGGCTGATGGCGCAGGTCGTCTATTATTTCTACGCCGCCGTCCGCCTGGGCGCGCCGGAGCGGGAGATCGCCTTCTCCGTTCCGACCGGCAATTTCGGCGACGTGTTCGCGGGCTATGTCGCGGCGCAGATGGGCCTGCCGGTGGCGAAGCTGATGGTCGCCACCAACGTCAACGATATCCTGCATCGGGCGCTGGCTGAGGGTGACTACAGCCAGGGCCAGGTGGTGGCGACGGCGACGCCGAGCATGGACATCCAGGTCAGCTCCAATTTCGAGCGGCTGTTGTTCGATGCCGGCGGGCGTGACGGCAAGGCGCTGGCCGAGCAGATGAAGGGCTTCGAGGCGAGCAAGGCGATGCGCCTGACCAATGCGCAGCGGGAGGGGGCGTCGAAGCTGTTCACCTCCGCGCGGGTGGATGCTGACGGCATGACCATGGCGATGCGCTGGGCCTATGACGCGGCGGGGCAGGTGATCGATCCGCACAGCGCCATCGGTCTGGCGGCGGCGCGGACGGTTGATCTCGACCCGGCGGTTCCGGTGGTGACGCTGGCGACGGCGCATCCGGCAAAGTTCCCCACGGCGGTGGAAAGGGCGACCGGAATCCGTCCGGGCCTGCCTTCGCGGGTCGGTGACCTGTTCGCGCGGGAAGAGGCCTATGCCAAGCTGCCCGGCACTTTCGACGCGGTCACGGCCTATGTGGCGGAGCGGGCGACGCCGAGGGCCTGA
- the ctaD gene encoding cytochrome c oxidase subunit I, with protein sequence MTTITADHHGDHVHEHHDADHKPAFFQRWFMSTNHKDIGTLYLIFAIIAGIIGGAISGLMRAELAEPGIQYLQTWAQFSDGPSATLDQAYHLWNVLITAHGLIMVFFMVMPAMIGGFGNWFVPIMIGAPDMAFPRMNNISFWLLIPAFALLLGSSFFPGGTGNGAGTGWTVYAPLSTSGSAGPAVDMAILSLHIAGASSILGAINFITTILNMRAPGMTLHKMPLFVWSVLVTAFLLLLALPVLAAAITMLLTDRNFGTTFYDAAGGGDPELYQHLFWFFGHPEVYIMILPGFGIVSQIVSTFSRKPVFGYLGMAYAMVAIGVVGFVVWAHHMFVTGMSVNVKMYFTAATMVIAVPTGIKIFSWIATIWGGSISYKTPMVWALGFIFLFTVGGVTGVVLANGGVDDVLHDTYYVVAHFHYVLSLGAVFGLFAGFYYWFPKMSGRMYNEFLGHLHFWVFFVGVNMLFFPMHFLGLSGMPRRYPDYPEAFAYWNKFASHGYEVMAAGMLIFFVNLVWSLVAGKKAEGNPWGEGATTLEWTLSSPPPFHQFETLPVID encoded by the coding sequence ATGACCACCATTACCGCAGATCATCACGGCGATCATGTGCACGAGCATCATGACGCCGATCACAAGCCGGCCTTCTTCCAGCGTTGGTTCATGTCGACCAACCACAAGGATATCGGCACGCTCTATCTGATCTTCGCGATCATCGCCGGCATCATCGGCGGTGCGATTTCGGGCCTGATGCGCGCCGAACTGGCGGAGCCGGGCATCCAGTATCTCCAGACCTGGGCGCAGTTCAGCGATGGCCCAAGCGCCACGCTCGATCAGGCCTATCACCTCTGGAACGTGCTGATCACGGCGCACGGCCTCATCATGGTCTTCTTCATGGTGATGCCCGCGATGATCGGCGGCTTCGGCAACTGGTTCGTGCCGATCATGATCGGCGCGCCGGACATGGCCTTCCCGCGGATGAACAATATCAGCTTCTGGCTGCTCATCCCGGCTTTTGCGCTACTGCTCGGTTCGAGCTTCTTCCCCGGCGGCACCGGCAATGGTGCGGGCACCGGCTGGACGGTCTACGCGCCGCTCTCGACCAGCGGTTCTGCGGGGCCGGCGGTCGACATGGCGATCCTGTCGCTGCACATTGCGGGCGCCAGCTCGATCCTGGGTGCGATCAACTTCATCACCACCATTTTGAACATGCGCGCGCCGGGCATGACCCTGCACAAGATGCCGCTGTTCGTCTGGTCGGTGCTGGTCACCGCCTTCCTGTTGCTGCTCGCGCTGCCGGTTCTGGCCGCCGCGATCACCATGTTGCTGACCGACCGCAATTTCGGCACGACCTTCTATGATGCCGCCGGCGGTGGCGATCCGGAACTGTACCAGCATCTCTTCTGGTTCTTCGGCCACCCCGAAGTGTACATCATGATCCTGCCGGGCTTCGGCATCGTCAGCCAGATCGTTTCGACCTTCAGCCGCAAGCCGGTCTTCGGCTATCTCGGCATGGCCTATGCCATGGTCGCGATCGGTGTGGTCGGCTTCGTCGTGTGGGCGCACCACATGTTCGTCACCGGCATGTCGGTGAACGTGAAGATGTACTTCACCGCCGCCACGATGGTCATCGCGGTGCCCACCGGCATCAAGATCTTTTCCTGGATCGCGACGATCTGGGGCGGCTCGATCAGCTACAAGACCCCGATGGTCTGGGCGCTGGGCTTCATCTTCCTGTTCACCGTGGGCGGCGTCACCGGCGTGGTGCTGGCCAATGGCGGCGTCGACGACGTGCTGCACGACACCTATTATGTCGTCGCACACTTCCACTATGTGCTGTCGCTGGGCGCGGTCTTCGGCCTGTTCGCGGGCTTCTACTACTGGTTCCCGAAAATGTCGGGCCGGATGTACAATGAATTCCTCGGCCACCTGCACTTCTGGGTGTTCTTCGTCGGCGTGAACATGCTGTTCTTCCCGATGCACTTCCTGGGCCTGTCGGGCATGCCCCGCCGCTACCCGGACTATCCGGAAGCCTTTGCCTATTGGAACAAGTTCGCCAGCCACGGCTATGAGGTCATGGCCGCCGGCATGCTGATCTTCTTCGTCAATCTTGTCTGGTCGCTCGTTGCCGGCAAGAAGGCGGAGGGCAATCCCTGGGGCGAAGGCGCCACGACGCTGGAATGGACGCTGTCCAGCCCGCCGCCCTTCCACCAGTTCGAAACGCTGCCGGTCATCGACTGA
- a CDS encoding sterol desaturase family protein, protein MSALPLALIFLATVAAMEGFAYVMHRWVMHGPGWFLHASHHRPRRGFWEANDLYFVIFAMPSILLLLGGVQWHWGGWATATGAGIAAYGAIYLGFHDIIVHRRIGHRLVPRSPYMKRIVQAHRLHHAVESRQGCVSFGFLVAPRPEALKQALARTDRTHMRGAEVHTPISPIK, encoded by the coding sequence ATGTCTGCCTTGCCGCTTGCCCTGATTTTCCTTGCCACGGTCGCCGCGATGGAAGGCTTCGCCTATGTCATGCATCGTTGGGTGATGCACGGACCGGGCTGGTTCCTCCACGCCAGCCACCACCGCCCACGCAGGGGCTTCTGGGAAGCCAACGACCTCTATTTCGTGATCTTCGCCATGCCCTCCATCCTGTTGCTGTTGGGCGGCGTGCAATGGCATTGGGGCGGCTGGGCAACAGCAACCGGCGCGGGCATCGCCGCCTATGGCGCGATCTATCTTGGCTTCCACGACATCATCGTCCACCGCCGGATCGGCCATCGCCTTGTCCCGCGCTCACCCTATATGAAGCGCATCGTCCAGGCCCATCGCCTGCATCATGCGGTCGAAAGCAGACAGGGCTGCGTCAGCTTCGGCTTCCTCGTCGCGCCCCGCCCGGAAGCACTGAAACAGGCTCTGGCGCGAACCGACCGCACGCATATGCGCGGTGCCGAGGTCCACACCCCCATATCCCCAATCAAATGA
- a CDS encoding cytochrome c oxidase subunit 3: protein MAGAKNHDYHILPPSIWPLFGSMSALVMAFGAIMWMHPDAMPAGGGWVFLIGVAGVLFTMFSWWSNVIAEAHAGDHTPVVQLHLRYGMILFIASEVMFFVGWFWSFFDFSLFPSQLAPIDGMFPSKGIEVMNAFELPLLNTLILLCSGTTVTWAHHALIHGDREGLKRGLTITVILGLLFSSIQAYEYAHAPFPFGHTPYSSAFYMATGFHGFHVLIGTIFLIVNLIRAHRGDFTPRQHFGFEAAAWYWHFVDVVWLFLFVVIYVWGGWGAPVHGG, encoded by the coding sequence ATGGCAGGCGCCAAGAACCACGATTATCATATTCTTCCGCCCAGCATCTGGCCGCTATTCGGCTCTATGTCGGCGCTGGTCATGGCCTTTGGCGCGATCATGTGGATGCATCCCGACGCCATGCCGGCCGGCGGCGGCTGGGTTTTCCTGATCGGCGTGGCAGGCGTGCTGTTCACCATGTTCAGCTGGTGGAGCAACGTCATTGCCGAAGCCCATGCCGGGGACCATACGCCGGTGGTGCAGCTTCATCTGCGCTACGGCATGATCCTGTTCATCGCATCGGAAGTGATGTTCTTCGTCGGCTGGTTCTGGTCCTTCTTCGACTTCTCGCTCTTCCCGAGCCAGCTCGCGCCGATCGACGGGATGTTCCCGTCCAAGGGCATCGAGGTGATGAACGCCTTCGAACTGCCGCTGCTCAACACGCTGATCCTGCTCTGTTCGGGCACGACCGTCACCTGGGCGCACCACGCGCTGATCCATGGCGATCGCGAGGGATTGAAGCGGGGTCTGACGATCACCGTCATCCTCGGCCTGCTCTTCTCCTCGATCCAGGCCTATGAATATGCGCATGCGCCGTTCCCCTTCGGTCACACGCCCTATAGCTCCGCCTTCTACATGGCGACCGGCTTCCACGGCTTCCACGTCCTGATCGGCACCATCTTCCTGATCGTGAACCTGATCCGCGCGCATCGGGGCGATTTCACCCCGCGCCAGCATTTCGGTTTTGAAGCCGCAGCCTGGTATTGGCATTTTGTCGACGTCGTGTGGTTGTTCCTCTTCGTCGTCATCTATGTCTGGGGTGGCTGGGGCGCGCCGGTCCACGGCGGCTGA
- a CDS encoding pyridoxine 5'-phosphate synthase, with amino-acid sequence MPHSPAPLRLGVNIDHVATIRNAREGEHPDPVKAALLAVKAGADGITAHLREDRRHIRDEDIATLMAALTVPLNLEMAATQEMLGIALRHRPHAACIVPEKREERTTEGGLDAVGQMDALRPIVGALNDAGIRVSLFIEPEPAQIEAAIRLGAPVVEFHTGRYAHITGTERAEELRRLSDAAALAAKNGIEPHAGHGLTYDNVGPIAAIPQIVELNIGHFLIGEAILSGLEGSIREMRRQMDLVR; translated from the coding sequence ATGCCGCACTCCCCCGCCCCCTTGCGCCTGGGCGTCAACATCGATCATGTGGCGACCATCCGCAACGCGCGGGAAGGCGAGCATCCCGATCCGGTGAAGGCCGCGCTGTTGGCGGTCAAGGCGGGAGCGGATGGCATCACCGCCCATTTGCGGGAAGACCGGCGCCATATCCGCGATGAGGATATCGCGACTCTGATGGCGGCGCTCACCGTGCCGCTCAATCTGGAAATGGCGGCAACGCAGGAGATGCTGGGCATCGCGCTCAGGCACCGTCCGCACGCCGCCTGCATCGTGCCGGAAAAGCGGGAGGAGCGGACGACCGAAGGCGGCCTCGACGCCGTCGGGCAGATGGACGCGCTGCGCCCGATCGTCGGCGCGCTCAATGATGCGGGCATCCGGGTCAGCCTGTTCATCGAACCCGAACCGGCGCAGATCGAGGCGGCGATCCGCCTCGGCGCCCCGGTGGTCGAGTTCCACACCGGCCGCTATGCCCATATCACCGGCACCGAGCGGGCGGAGGAACTGCGCCGCCTGTCCGACGCCGCCGCGCTGGCTGCCAAGAACGGCATCGAACCGCATGCGGGCCATGGCCTGACCTACGACAATGTTGGTCCCATCGCCGCGATTCCGCAGATCGTGGAACTCAATATCGGCCATTTCCTGATCGGTGAGGCGATTCTCAGCGGTCTGGAAGGCAGCATCCGCGAAATGCGGCGGCAGATGGATCTGGTGCGTTGA
- a CDS encoding class I SAM-dependent methyltransferase, which yields MDLQTLPGEPWADYGLIDSGHGRKLERYGRFRFIRPEPQAMWAPAQDDWQADGEFVPGSDEEGGGRWFYERPVPAEGWPLRWNEVTFQSSCTPFRHLGFFPDMAPVWDWMRGKVADKIAAGDTPQVMNLFGYTGVGTLAMAAAGAQMVHVDASKKSVAQARANAGLSGLEDRPVRWIVDDAAKFVAREVRRGRRYDGILLDPPKYGRGPDGEVWRLEEDLPGLIANCRQLLDADSRFLFLTVYAVRMSALAIGELLKQAFADLPGTVEAGELTVREEARGLMLPTAIWARWSR from the coding sequence GTGGACCTTCAAACCCTTCCTGGTGAGCCCTGGGCCGATTATGGCCTGATCGATTCGGGCCATGGACGGAAGCTGGAGCGCTATGGCCGCTTCCGCTTCATCCGGCCCGAGCCGCAGGCGATGTGGGCGCCAGCGCAGGACGATTGGCAGGCCGATGGCGAATTCGTGCCCGGTTCCGACGAGGAAGGTGGCGGGCGCTGGTTCTATGAGCGGCCCGTGCCGGCCGAAGGCTGGCCGCTGCGCTGGAATGAGGTGACTTTCCAGTCGAGTTGCACGCCCTTCCGGCATCTGGGCTTCTTTCCCGACATGGCGCCGGTCTGGGACTGGATGCGCGGCAAGGTTGCCGACAAGATCGCCGCCGGGGACACGCCGCAGGTCATGAACCTGTTCGGCTATACCGGCGTCGGCACGCTGGCGATGGCCGCGGCGGGCGCGCAGATGGTGCATGTCGACGCCTCCAAGAAATCGGTGGCGCAGGCGCGGGCCAATGCGGGGCTGTCGGGGCTGGAAGACCGGCCGGTGCGCTGGATCGTCGACGATGCCGCCAAGTTTGTGGCGCGCGAGGTGCGGCGGGGGCGGCGCTATGACGGCATATTGCTCGATCCGCCCAAATATGGGCGTGGGCCGGATGGCGAGGTGTGGCGGCTGGAGGAGGATCTTCCGGGCCTTATCGCCAATTGCCGCCAGTTGCTGGACGCGGACAGCCGTTTTCTGTTCCTGACCGTCTATGCCGTGCGCATGTCGGCGCTGGCGATCGGGGAATTGCTGAAACAGGCCTTTGCCGATCTGCCGGGAACGGTGGAAGCGGGCGAACTGACGGTGCGGGAAGAGGCGCGCGGGTTGATGTTGCCGACCGCCATCTGGGCGCGGTGGAGCCGCTGA